One genomic window of Elaeis guineensis isolate ETL-2024a chromosome 2, EG11, whole genome shotgun sequence includes the following:
- the LOC105058557 gene encoding LOW QUALITY PROTEIN: subtilisin-like protease SBT1.7 (The sequence of the model RefSeq protein was modified relative to this genomic sequence to represent the inferred CDS: inserted 1 base in 1 codon), translated as MASAATSTAALLLLLLLFCSSFSFHVAAAKEKRVTYIVHMAKSRMPATFTEHGNWYDASLRSVSDSAKILYLYDTVAHGFSARLTPAEAQALESLDGVLCVLAEVRYELHTTRTPEFLGLDKSDGLVPQANTASDVVVGVXDTGVWPERKSFDDTGFGPVPAGWKGACEEGKDFKATSCNRKLIGARFFSKGYEASMGPIDESRESRSPRDIDGHGTHTSTTAAGSAVTDASLLGFATGTARGMSTRARVAAYKVCWAGGCFSSDILAAMDAAVDDGCHVLSLSLGGGMSDYYRDSVAIGAFNAMEKGVLVSCSAGNAGPTDSSLSNVAPWITTVGAGTLDRDFPAYVVLGNGKNYTGVSLYSGKPLPSTPLPIVYAGNASNSTSGNLCMPGTLIPEKVAGKIVLCDRGISPRVQKGYVVREAGGAGMVLANTDANGEELVADAHLLPASGVGEKAGDAIRAYLLSETSPTASVVFGGTKVGVRPSPVVAAFSSRGPNAVTPEILKPDLIAPGVNILAGWTGAVGPTGLSVDSRRVEFSIISGTSMSCPHVSGLAALLKGAHPDWSPAAIRSALMTTAYSAYPGGDGLLDVATGKAATPFDYGAGHVDPPRAMEPGLVYDLTADDYIDFLCALNYTSLQIAAVAKRTNYACDDKKTYAVSGLNYPSFAVAFATTSGNGGGAETVKHTRTLTNVGEPGTYKATVATSVTGGEVKVAVEPAELRFTKGGEKQSYTVSFSAPSLPSGSLGFGRLEWSDGKHVVASPIAFSWT; from the exons ATGGCGTCGGCGGCCACATCCACGGCGGcgctcctcctccttctcctcctcttttgcTCCTCCTTCTCCTTCCACGTGGCGGCAGCAAAAGAGAAGAGGGTGACGTACATCGTCCACATGGCCAAATCCAGGATGCCGGCCACCTTCACCGAGCACGGCAACTGGTACGACGCCTCCCTCCGTTCCGTCTCTGACTCCGCTAAGATCCTCTACTTATACGACACCGTCGCCCACGGCTTCTCCGCCCGCCTCACCCCGGCCGAGGCCCAAGCCTTGGAATCTCTCGACGGTGTCCTCTGCGTCCTCGCGGAGGTCCGGTACGAGCTCCATACCACTCGGACACCGGAGTTCCTGGGCCTCGACAAGAGCGACGGCCTCGTCCCCCAGGCCAACACCGCCAGCGATGTCGTGGTGGGAG CTGACACCGGCGTCTGGCCGGAGAGGAAAAGCTTCGACGACACGGGCTTCGGCCCCGTGCCGGCCGGGTGGAAGGGCGCGTGCGAGGAGGGGAAGGACTTCAAGGCGACGTCCTGCAACCGGAAACTGATCGGGGCGCGGTTCTTCTCCAAGGGCTATGAGGCCAGCATGGGCCCCATCGACGAGAGCAGGGAGTCGCGGTCTCCGCGAGACATCGACGGCCACGGGACCCACACCTCCACCACCGCCGCCGGCTCCGCCGTGACGGACGCGAGCCTCCTTGGCTTTGCCACCGGCACCGCCAGGGGAATGTCGACCCGGGCTCGCGTCGCCGCGTACAAGGTGTGCTGGGCCGGCGGGTGCTTCAGCTCCGACATCCTCGCCGCAATGGACGCGGCGGTGGACGACGGGTGCCATGTACTCTCTCTGTCCCTCGGCGGCGGGATGTCGGATTATTATAGGGACAGCGTCGCGATCGGGGCGTTCAACGCGATGGAGAAGGGGGTTCTGGTCTCGTGCTCCGCCGGAAACGCCGGCCCTACCGACTCCAGCCTCTCCAACGTCGCCCCCTGGATCACCACCGTGGGGGCTGGAACTCTCGACCGGGACTTCCCAGCCTATGTGGTGCTCGGAAATGGCAAGAACTATACTGGGGTCTCCCTCTATAGTGGGAAGCCGCTTCCGAGCACGCCGCTTCCCATCGTGTACGCTGGAAACGCCAGCAACTCCACCAGCGGGAATCTTTGCATGCCGGGGACGCTGATCCCGGAGAAGGTGGCCGGGAAGATCGTTCTTTGCGACCGCGGGATCAGTCCTCGGGTCCAGAAGGGCTATGTGGTGCGCGAAGCCGGCGGAGCCGGGATGGTCCTCGCCAACACCGACGCCAACGGCGAGGAGCTCGTCGCCGACGCCCACCTCCTTCCCGCCTCCGGGGTTGGCGAAAAGGCCGGCGACGCCATCAGAGCATATCTGTTGTCCGAGACGAGTCCGACAGCGAGCGTTGTGTTCGGGGGGACGAAGGTGGGGGTGCGGCCGTCGCCGGTGGTGGCGGCGTTCTCGTCGCGGGGGCCGAACGCGGTGACGCCGGAGATCCTGAAGCCGGATCTGATTGCCCCCGGTGTCAACATCCTGGCCGGATGGACCGGTGCGGTGGGGCCCACGGGGCTGTCGGTGGACTCGCGGCGGGTGGAATTCAGCATCATCTCCGGGACCTCCATGTCGTGTCCCCACGTTAGCGGCCTGGCCGCCCTCCTCAAAGGGGCCCACCCGGACTGGAGCCCCGCCGCCATCCGCTCCGCCCTCATGACCACCGCCTACTCCGCCTACCCCGGCGGCGATGGCCTCCTCGATGTCGCCACCGGCAAGGCCGCCACCCCCTTCGACTACGGCGCCGGCCACGTCGACCCCCCACGCGCCatggagccgggcctcgtctacGACCTCACCGCCGACGACTACATTGACTTCCTCTGCGCCCTTAACTACACCTCCCTCCAGATCGCCGCCGTCGCCAAAAGAACCAACTACGCCTGCGATGATAAAAAGACCTACGCGGTCTCAGGACTCAACTACCCGTCCTTCGCGGTGGCGTTCGCGACGACGAGCGGGAACGGCGGCGGCGCTGAGACGGTGAAACACACGAGGACGTTGACAAACGTGGGGGAGCCCGGGACGTACAAGGCAACGGTGGCGACGTCGGTGACCGGCGGAGAGGTGAAAGTGGCGGTGGAGCCGGCGGAGCTGAGGTTCACGAAGGGGGGAGAGAAGCAAAGCTACACAGTGAGCTTCTCGGCGCCGTCGCTGCCGTCGGGATCGCTCGGGTTCGGCCGTCTCGAGTGGTCCGACGGCAAGCACGTGGTCGCCAGCCCCATCGCGTTCAGCTGGACGTGA